One genomic segment of uncultured Desulfobacter sp. includes these proteins:
- a CDS encoding HNH endonuclease family protein — protein sequence MTIEHVLPQTVNPDSEWAKVWPDGDNRDIWRYRIANLVPLTQKRNSKAQNYDFNKKKIAYFGGKKGVSSYILTTQVLNTGECPGSCSKPSE from the coding sequence CTGACCATTGAACATGTCTTACCGCAAACTGTAAATCCGGACAGTGAATGGGCAAAAGTTTGGCCTGATGGAGACAATCGGGATATATGGCGATATAGAATTGCCAACCTCGTTCCATTGACCCAAAAAAGAAATTCCAAAGCTCAGAATTATGACTTTAATAAAAAGAAAATTGCTTATTTCGGAGGTAAAAAAGGGGTTTCTTCTTATATTTTGACCACACAAGTATTAAATACTGGAGAGTGCCCCGGAAGTTGTTCAAAGCCGTCAGAATAA